ttttataatttaattttgtagtATACAATCAGTATCGAAGTAAGTACTAATTTCAATAACAATTATATTCAAAGCTAACAAACATCCATCATTAACATTTAATAATACTACATTATATAGTTGGTACCACTTTGCAAAGTTCCACGCAGAACAAGAAGAGACTTCACATACAACTTAAACATTTACAAGCATTTACAGCTAAGAGATTTTAAGAAACGAAGATTAGGAATTTCATAGTTGTATCACCGCCGACATCAGACTGCAAACACACGCTgctttttatttagtttgccGTCACCTGAGTGCAGTCTTCACAATGTTGTAACCTTGAGCTCAGCCTTCACAATGTTGTAAAATTGGCGCCATACTGCCACAGAAAGAAAAGAGCCATAATTACATAACAACCATTATGTAAACAAGTGTATTCTTATGGCTGTAGTTTCCGACCCAACCTTTcgagttatatataaatagtatcaACTTCCGAGATAGGATTTTGCAGTATTGCAGCTACGAGcaacttcaaaataaaataaaataaaataagaaaactaaaagaaaattcaaaatcacatattgttataattttttctaacttGAACTTGATAGACATGATGAGTTCGCTAACTTATTTCTCATTTCAATTTGGACAATGACGCTTGATttagtttagaaaaaaaaaaaaaaaggtaaaaaaatacAAGCTAGGTACCTACACAGGAAATCCGTTAGCTTCTACCCTAGTTTCAATTGAGTTCTTAATCTATTTACATGCTAGGAAAGCAATTCCTTACCTACTATGATATATACCACATGTTAGGGTTGAGATTTTCAGAACCCTTCGCACACTTGTTATGGTGGTGGGTCTCCCACAAATCATATATTATACCCTAAATTCTTGTTACGGTATAATAGAATTaaaggttaattttatacaggtcctGCAAAACATGATGAATAACAGATATATTTCCgcaaaactcaattttcataAATTGTCCCTGTAAAAGATCTAATATATGCAGATATGTCCTCCAGCTGCTAACTTGGTTCCCATGCTCTCACTCCTAAACACTCCGAAAACactataaaatctaaaattttgaaaccctatAACCTTAAAACCCTACAATTCTAAACTCTAAACATGGAAATGTTCGATGAGCGAAACGGACAAATGACAAATTTTAAATGAAGTTAATCTATAACAATAATTTGAGTAGTTTTATGAAATGAAAAAAGTAATCTTtaatattgataatattttGGGGGTCTCTGTATAATTAGAGATAACCGGAAGAGTaatcagaaaattaatttttttttttgtattataaatttaatgtttCATGAGCttgattaattttattagttGAAGATTAGGTTTTGGAACCGATGCATAATACGTTTGAGATTAgttatctttattattttttaatttggttttgaaaatatttatgtttttaCCTTTCTTTCTTGATTTGAAAATGCGCTTATTTATGCTCCAAAACTCTATAACGATgaatcaagtttttttttttttttttttaaaaaaaaaacctatgggctttaatcttaaaaaaaataatttaaatgcaATTGTGAAATTTTGTAAAATCGGTGCTCCGTTtcgtaaagtaaaaaattttggaaaaagaattttatcttatattatCCAAAGGTAAATGTTGAAGGGCGAAGATCAAAATAGGGCGGAccttttttgttctttactAGCTCGAGTATCACGTACTCCACAGCCCAGAGCAGTATCTTCTTTGTGATCCGTCCGATCTTATCCCAAAAGTCGGGATCCACCGTCCATCCAGTGTCCCCTGGTGCTCCCTTGCTGCTGTTGCAGAAGCGGTCGACGGGGAGCCACCGAAACAGCTTCATCCCCCACGTTGATCTGACGGCGTCACCCGCCTTCAATAGAAAAACGCCGATCCCAGAATTCGGTTTAGCGTCGTCCGGTCGATCCGAAACGGAACCAACGGCGCCAGCAGCGGGGACGAGATCCGGCTTATCGGCGCTCTCCAGCACGTTCGGTGCATATGGTTTAGCCCTTGGCTCGCAGGTGAGGCCGCGGCCGACAGAGTCGACTGGAAACCGCTTCTTGTTGACggcatcatcgtcatcatctgGCTCCTCGTTGACGGCCGCTAAGACGGAAGGTGCCCCCGTCGGCACGTTCGGTCCAGCCACCCTAATTGGCTCGCAGGTTATAAGGGCGGCAGAGTCGGCAGAGTGGTATGGGCATGGGAGCGACTCCTCGCTGACggcatcatcgtcatcatctgGCTCCTCGTTGACGGCGTGGTTGGGCTCGGGCTGGGGATTGGGATCAGGTGAGCGGCTCCATCTCCATGGATGGCGAAGGTTATGCTTATTAGCGTTGAGCCAGTGGGAGAGATTTTGTGTAGTGGTTTTGGTGGCCTCGTGGGTGATGATCACCGCAGCGCCACCTAAACAGTAGGAAGCTACACGGACTCCAAACATGAACGCCatcactctctctcacacacacacactctctctctctcactgcTCTCCCACAGTAGTAATATATGTGAATGAGTGATCATCTGGGTAGCACATCTGGCAAGATATAGTGGGGTGGGGGGAATAATTAAAAAATNNNNNNNNNNNNtttatttacaaataattaatttaaacttgaatttaaaatttggcatttgaattttaaattttaatattcaaaactttttatttcaatattttaaaattgaaaatttgaattagatAAATTTGATAACTATTTTATTAGTTATTCTAACTATTATGTTATTGTTTACttgtgaaaattaaaaaacttgaaatttatttttacactgTAATGTttcatatatgtattttaaCTATATAATAGTAGGTACAAGTGTTTTAGTCCCATATATACTGTGGTCATATTACTTTATGGTAGGTGCATATATTTGGGACCTATGTAttgagatattttatttttcttttgaatgaattttattggactgAATACAAGTTATTAGATTAATGCGAGTTTTTTATTAAGGGAGATTTACAGTTTGTCCAcagactatttaataaagtttataaaaacatatatatatatatatgtatatgagtACCCGTACTCGATTTAAACCAGACCTATATCCGGTCTTGAATGAATAGTATATGGATAGTCATTATCCAAACCCGTTCAAATAGACTCGATGGGCATATTAGTAATTTAAGTACCCAGACCAGAAcccgactcgaaattaaatgggtagaatatatatttttttcaaatcattttttttagggtacgaatacagtatatcaactatccagACCGGACCCGGTCCACGAACAcctttaattactttttaataaaaattcgtagggaccccctcaactattggATAGTTCGAAAGAGAGAGTCCTCAAACTAtgtaagcttttattttttgtatttgaatttttatatttaggtaaGTTAAAAATCTTATCAAACTTAATGATACTGTTAGTTAGTTATCTATTAATTAACTATATGAATTCCCAATgtttttttgccacgtggcaagttttttTAAACCTCACTAGCCCTTTTTTTGAACTCATATTTGTTCTTAGCTcttcccctcccctcctcttTATTCAATGACACGTAACCAATGTGctctttaatttatatgttactTATTTTCCTCTTCAATATTAGTCATTTTTTCTCCCTTAAATCTCTTTTCAACGCCAAACGCCCCCGCCCCCCCCACCTCCATCAATCC
The Ananas comosus cultivar F153 unplaced genomic scaffold, ASM154086v1, whole genome shotgun sequence genome window above contains:
- the LOC109706067 gene encoding uncharacterized protein LOC109706067 translates to MAFMFGVRVASYCLGGAAVIITHEATKTTTQNLSHWLNANKHNLRHPWRWSRSPDPNPQPEPNHAVNEEPDDDDDAVSEESLPCPYHSADSAALITCEPIRVAGPNVPTGAPSVLAAVNEEPDDDDDAVNKKRFPVDSVGRGLTCEPRAKPYAPNVLESADKPDLVPAAGAVGSVSDRPDDAKPNSGIGVFLLKAGDAVRSTWGMKLFRWLPVDRFCNSSKGAPGDTGWTVDPDFWDKIGRITKKILLWAVEYVILELVKNKKVWRQFYNIVKAELKVTTL